The Geobacter sp. AOG2 genome includes a window with the following:
- a CDS encoding integration host factor subunit beta, producing MTKSELIEKVVQTHGMLNMKVSEALVNTVFDSIEEALKTGDKVEIRGFGSFTIRERSGREARNPKSGEVVRIPAKKTPFFKTGKELKERVNC from the coding sequence ATGACCAAAAGTGAACTGATTGAAAAAGTCGTCCAGACACACGGGATGTTGAATATGAAGGTGTCCGAAGCCTTGGTTAACACGGTTTTCGACTCCATTGAAGAGGCTCTGAAGACCGGTGACAAGGTGGAAATCCGCGGTTTTGGCAGCTTCACGATACGTGAGCGTTCGGGTCGTGAGGCCCGCAATCCCAAGAGTGGGGAAGTCGTCCGCATCCCGGCGAAGAAAACACCGTTTTTCAAGACCGGCAAGGAGTTGAAGGAACGGGTCAACTGCTGA